A genome region from Glycine max cultivar Williams 82 chromosome 5, Glycine_max_v4.0, whole genome shotgun sequence includes the following:
- the LOC100813286 gene encoding selenium-binding protein 2 → MEREIEHCDKVMSQSSMDACPKSGPGYASPLAAISGPRETLLYVTAIYSGTGRDKPDFLATVDVDPSSPTYSKVIHRLPVPYLGDELHHFGWNSCSSCYGDPTAVRRYLILPSLVSGRIYVVDTKANPRSPSLHKVVEPEDIISKTGLAYAHTSHCLASGDVLISFLGDKDGNAEGSGFLLLDHEFNLKGRWEKPGHSPSFGYDFWYQPQHKTMISSSWGAPAAFTKGFNLQHVSDGLYGRHLHVYSWPGGELRQTLDLGESGLLPLEVRFLHDPSKDTGFVGCALSSNMVRFFKTEDESWSHEVAISVKPLKVQNWILPEMPGLITDFLISLDDRFLYFVNWLHGDIRQYNIEDPKNPVRTGQVWVGGLLQKGSPIVAITEDGNTWHSDVPDILGNKLRAGPQMIQLSLDGKRLYVTNSLFSAWDKQFYPELVEKGSHMLQIDVDTENGGLKINPNFFVDFGAEPGGSCLAHEMRYPGGDCTSDIWI, encoded by the exons ATGGAGAGAGAGATTGAACATTGTGACAAGGTGATGAGCCAAAGCAGCATGGATGCTTGTCCCAAATCAGGGCCTGGTTATGCTTCACCACTAGCAGCCATTTCTGGTCCCAGAGAGACTCTCCTTTATGTCACTGCTATCTACTCAG GAACAGGAAGGGATAAGCCTGACTTTCTGGCCACAGTGGATGTGGATCCAAGCTCTCCAACGTATTCAAAAGTTATCCATAGGCTACCTGTACCTTATTTAGGTGATGAACTGCACCATTTTGGGTGGAATTCATGCAGCTCTTGCTATGGAGATCCAACAGCAGTTCGGCGATATCTGATTTTGCCTTCACTGGT ATCAGGCCGCATTTATGTGGTTGACACAAAAGCAAATCCAAGGTCTCCATCTTTGCACAAAGTTGTTGAGCCAGAAGACATTATAAGTAAGACTGGATTAGCTTATGCACACACATCTCATTGCCTTGCTTCTGGTGACGTGTTGATCTCATTTCTTGGAGACAAAGATGGAAATGCAGAAGGAAGTGGATTTCTTCTCCTTGATcatgaatttaatttgaaaGGAAG GTGGGAGAAACCTGGGCACAGTCCATCATTTGGGTATGACTTCTGGTACCAACCACAGCATAAGACTATGATTAGCTCATCATGGGGTGCTCCTGCTGCTTTCACCAAAGGTTTTAATTTACAGCATGTCTCTGATGGTCTTTATGGGAGGCATCTACATGTATACAGCTGGCCTGGGGGTGAACTGAGACAAACATTGGACCTTGGTGAGTCAGGGCTTCTACCCTTGGAG GTAAGATTTCTGCATGATCCTTCTAAAGATACAGGTTTCGTTGGGTGTGCATTGTCAAGTAACATGGTACGCTTTTTCAAGACTGAAGATGAATCATGGAGTCATGAG GTTGCAATATCAGTGAAACCATTGAAAGTGCAAAACTGGATTCTTCCAGAAATGCCAGGGCTTATAACTGATTTTCTGATATCTCTCGATGATCGGTTTCTGTACTTTGTGAATTGGCTTCATGGTGATATAAGACAATATAACATTGAGGACCCTAAAAATCCTGTACGGACTGGCCAAGTATGGGTTGGGGGACTGCTACAGAAAGGAAGCCCTATAGTAGCTATAACTGAAGATGGTAATACTTGGCATTCTGATGTTCCAGACATCCTG ggAAATAAGTTGAGAGCTGGCCCTCAGATGATTCAGTTGAGTTTGGATGGTAAGCGGCTATATGTTACAAACTCACTCTTCAGTGCATGGGATAAACAATTTTATCCAGAGCTTGTAGAGAAAGGATCCCACATGTTACAGATTGATGTTGATACTGAAAATGGTGGTCTGAAAATTAACCCTAACTTTTTTGTTGACTTTGGAGCTGAGCCTGGAGGTTCCTGCCTTGCACATGAGATGAGATATCCTGGTGGTGACTGCACTTCAGATATATGGATTTGA
- the LOC100500295 gene encoding RALF domain-containing protein precursor has protein sequence MASKSSTIRLLCFCYFMLFSFMHFSSCTVFSLKSHASTCNGSIAECNQEDELLMESEISRRFLEQKRSYISNGALQRDKPVCNGGGSGEAYSKTGGCLPPPSNPQNRGCSKYYRCRSDS, from the coding sequence ATGGCCTCAAAATCATCCACCATTAGACTTCTTTGTTTCTGCTACTTCATGCTCTTCAGCTTTATGCATTTCAGCAGCTGCACTGTGTTCTCATTGAAAAGTCATGCAAGCACATGCAATGGTTCCATAGCTGAATGCAATCAAGAAGATGAGCTGTTGATGGAGTCCGAAATAAGCCGAAGGTTTTTGGAGCAGAAGAGATCATACATTTCCAATGGAGCTTTACAGAGAGATAAACCAGTTTGTAATGGTGGTGGCTCTGGTGAAGCTTATAGTAAAACTGGAGGGTGTcttcctccaccctcaaatcctCAAAATAGAGGCTGCTCTAAGTATTATCGTTGTAGGTCTGACTCTTGA
- the LOC100814356 gene encoding microfibrillar-associated protein 1 — protein sequence MSVTAGVSDTVIAVRDKLRGKIGQTKVKRYWPGKVPEWADDENEDAAPADIRPSREAALEKAFPRHQEDTAIVRKDDRRLRRLAQSRIDNREEVRADHRRIRQAEIVSTIEEEARRQEWLEFEEEDENALAERRRLIKEKLLQREQEEALPQEEEEEEEEEEEEEESEYETDSDEEYTGVAMVKPVFVPKSERDTIAERERLEAEELALEDKRKRRLEERRIETKQIVVEEIRKDEEIQKNLEMEANIADVDTDDEVNEAEEYEAWKVREIGRIKRDREDREAMLKEKEEIEKVRNMTEEERREWERRNPKPAPPPKQKWRFMQKYYHKGAFFQNESDDRAATVGSDGIFARDFSAPTGEDKMDKTILPKVMQVKHFGRSGRTKWTHLVNEDTTDWNNPWTYNDPLRAKYNDKMAAMNAPIVKPKGSRKLKDWESR from the exons ATGTCGGTGACAGCGGGTGTTAGTGATACTGTGATAGCAGTTAGGGATAAGCTCAGAGGTAAAATTGGCCAAACTAAAGTTAAGCGTTATTGGCCTGGTAAAGTTCCTGAATGGGCTGATGATGAGAACGAAGATGCTGCCCCCGCCGATATTAGACCCTCCAGGGAAGCTGCCCTGGAGAAAGCCTTTCCTCGTCACCAAGAAGATACTGCTATTGTCAGAAAAGATGATCGTAGGCTCCGCCGTTTGGCTCAGAGCCGGATAGATAACCGTGAGGAGGTCCGAGCTGATCATCGCCGCATTCGCCAGGCTGAAATTGTTTCCACCATTGAAGAGGAGGCCAGGAGGCAGGAATGGTTGGAgtttgaagaagaagatgagaacGCTTTGGCGGAAAGAAGGAGGCTGATTAAAGAGAAGTTGCTTCAAAGAGAGCAGGAAGAGGCGCTTCCtcaggaagaggaagaggaggaagaagaagaggaggaggaggaggaatctGAGTACGAGACTGACTCCGATGAGGAATATACTGGAGTGGCTATGGTGAAGCCTGTGTTTGTTCCCAAGTCCGAGAGAGATACCATCGCGGAGCGTGAGCGTCTTGAGGCTGAGGAGCTGGCTCTTGaggataaaaggaaaaggagatTGGAGGAACGGAGGATTGAGACAAAGCAGATTGTTGTTGAGGAGATCCGAAAGGATGAAGAAATCCAGAAAAACTTGGAAATGGAGGCCAACATTGCTGATGTGGATACTGATGATGAAGTCAATGAGGCAGAAGAATATGAAGCTTGGAAAGTGAGAGAGATTGGTAGGATCAAGAGGGATAGGGAGGATCGGGAGGCAATGTTGAAGGAAAAGGAAGAGATTGAGAAGGTGAGAAACATGACAGAGGAAGAGAGGAGGGAGTGGGAAAGGAGGAATCCTAAACCTGCTCCACCACCAAAGCAGAAATGGAGATTTATGCAGAAATATTATCACAAAGGTGCTTTCTTCCAGAATGAATCTGATGACCGAGCTGCCACTGTTGGATCTGATGGTATTTTTGCTCGTGATTTCTCTGCTCCAACTGGGGAGGATAAAATGGACAAGACAATATTACCTAAGGTTATGCAAGTCAAGCACTTTGGTCGTAGTGGAAGAACCAAGTGGACCCATCTTGTCAACGAGGATACTACTGATTGGAATAACCC GTGGACTTACAATGATCCACTTCGTGCAAAGTATAATGACAAAATGGCAGCAATGAACGCACCTATAGTGAAACCTAAAGGAAGCAGGAAATTAAAGGATTGGGAATCTCGATGA
- the LOC100793769 gene encoding putative pentatricopeptide repeat-containing protein At1g12700, mitochondrial yields the protein MLRRIPSFSRFRLLHHMMGTFSHSLFIHSPSSSLSFSKHCHCSTNTDDTESHSNGTQLLISMRNLCWSGKLKNIDEALDLFQGMARMKPLPSVKDFTLLLGAIVRLKHYTTAISLVKHMFSSLGIEADTITLNIVINCLCRLKLVAFGFSVLGTMFKLGLEPTVMTLTTLINGLCVQGNVAQAVGLADHMEKMWYPLDVYTYGVLINGLCKTGDTLAAVGWLRKMEERNWKPNVVVYSTIMDGLCKDGLVSEALNLCSEMNGKGVRPNLVTYACLIQGLCNFGRWKEAGSLLDEMMKMGMRPDLQMLNILVDAFCKEGKVMQAKSVIGFMILTGEGPDVFTYNSLIHIYCLQNKMNEAMRVFHLMVSRGRLPDIVVFTSLIHGWCKDKNINKAMHLLEEMSKMGFVPDVATWTTLIGGFCQAGRPLAAKELFLNMHKYGQVPNLQTCAVILDGLCKENLLSEAVSLAKAMEKSNLDLNIVIYSILLDGMCSAGKLNAAWELFSSLPGKGLQINVYIYTIMIKGLCKQGSLDKAEDLLINMEENGCLPNNCTYNVFVQGLLTKKEIARLKSLYALILLYLMYEGGPQKIQRWIMEGYHYTGKTNSQLNFLWGQLDGFLIKQ from the exons ATGCTTCGAAGAATACCCTCTTTCTCTCGTTTTCGTCTTCTTCATCACATGATGGGCACTTTCTCTCATTCCCTTTTCATCcactctccttcttcttctctgtcTTTTTCAAAGCACTGTCATTGCTCCACAAACACTGATGACACTGAGAGCCATAGCAACGGAACCCAGCTCTTGATTTCCATGAGAAACCTATGCTGGTCAGGTAAATTGAAGAATATTGATGAAGCTTTGGACTTGTTCCAAGGCATGGCTAGAATGAAGCCTTTGCCTTCTGTGAAGGACTTCACTTTGTTGTTGGGTGCTATTGTGAGGTTGAAGCATTACACCACTGCCATCTCTTTAGTTAAGCACATGTTTTCTTCTCTAGGCATAGAAGCTGATACCATTACTCTTAATATAGTGATCAATTGTCTTTGCCGTTTGAAGTTGGTTGCTTTTGGGTTCTCTGTGTTGGGAACTATGTTCAAACTTGGTTTGGAGCCCACTGTGATGACTCTCACCACTCTCATTAACGGGCTTTGTGTCCAGGGCAATGTGGCTCAGGCTGTGGGACTGGCTGATCATATGGAGAAAATGTGGTATCCATTGGATGTTTACACATATGGGGTGTTGATTAATGGGTTGTGTAAGACGGGAGACACTTTGGCGGCAGTAGGGTGGCTAAGGAAGATGGAGGAAAGGAATTGGAAACCTAATGTGGTGGTTTACAGCACAATTATGGACGGTTTGTGCAAGGATGGATTGGTATCTGAGGCGTTGAATTTGTGCTCGGAAATGAATGGAAAAGGTGTTCGACCTAATCTGGTCACTTACGCTTGCTTGATTCAAGGTCTTTGCAATTTTGGAAGATGGAAAGAGGCGGGTTCTCTGCTGGATGAGATGATGAAAATGGGAATGAGGCCGGATTTGCAAATGCTCAATATTTTAGTTGATGCTTTCTGCAAAGAAGGAAAAGTGATGCAGGCTAAAAGTGTGATTGGTTTTATGATTCTGACTGGGGAAGGGCCAGATGTCTTCACCTATAATTCATTGATTCATATATATTGtttgcaaaataaaatgaatgaggCCATGAGAGTATTTCATTTAATGGTTAGCAGGGGCCGTTTACCGGACATTGTGGTTTTTACTTCACTTATCCATGGATGGTGtaaggacaaaaatattaataaggcTATGCATCTGTTGGAGGAAATGAGTAAGATGGGATTTGTTCCTGATGTTGCCACTTGGACCACTCTTATAGGTGGGTTTTGTCAAGCAGGTAGACCATTAGCTGCAAAAGAACTGTTTCTAAATATGCACAAATATGGTCAAGTCCCCAATCTCCAGACTTGTGCTGTTATATTAGATGGCCTATGTAAAGAAAATCTTCTTTCTGAGGCAGTGTCGTTGGCTAAGGCAATGGAGAAGAGTAATTTGGATCTTAATATTGTAATTTATAGTATTTTGCTTGACGGAATGTGCAGCGCTGGAAAACTGAATGCTGCATGGGAACTCTTTTCTAGTTTGCCTGGTAAAGGTTTGCAAATTAACGTTTATATTTATACCATTATGATTAAGGGTCTCTGTAAACAAGGCTCGTTGGATAAAGCTGAAGACTTACTGATAAATATGGAAGAGAATGGCTGCCTGCCAAATAACTGCACTTACAATGTCTTTGTCCAAGGCTTGCTGACAAAAAAGGAGATTGCAAG ATTGAAATCACTTTATGCACTCATTTTACTATATCTTATGTACGAGGGAGGACCACAAAAAATTCAGCGATGGATCATGGAAG GTTATCATTACACAGGTAAGACAAACTCTCAGCTGAATTTTTTATGGGGGCAACTAGATGGTTTCCTCATCAAGCAATGA
- the LOC100814888 gene encoding protein BUD31 homolog 2 isoform X1, whose product MPKVKTNRVKYPEGWELIEPTLRELQAKMREAENDPHDGKRKCETLWPIFKIAHQKSRYIFDLYHRRKEISKELYEFCLDQGYADRNLIAKWKKPGYERLCCLRCMQPRDHNFATTCVCRVPKQLREEKVIECVHCGCKGCASGD is encoded by the exons ATGCCAAAAGTAAAGACAAATCGTGTTAAATACCCAGAGGGCTGGGAATTGATTGAGCCTACACTCCGTGAACTTCAAGCAAAGATGAGGGAAG CTGAGAATGATCCACATGATGGCAAAAGAAAATGTGAGACATTATGGCCAATATTTAAGATTGCACACCAGAAGAGCCGCTACATATTTGACCTCTACCATCGGAGGAAGGAAATTTCTAAAGAACTGTATGAATTCTGTTTAGATCAAGGATATGCTGACCGCAATCTAATTGCAAAATGGAAGAAG CCTGGTTATGAACGTCTTTGCTGCCTGAGGTGCATGCAGCCACGTGATCACAATTTTGCCACCACTTGTGTTTGCAGAGTTCCCAAGCAACTTAGGGAGGAGAAGGTCATAGAGTGTGTTCACTGTGGGTGCAAGGGTTGTGCAAGTGGGGACTGA
- the LOC100814888 gene encoding protein BUD31 homolog 2 isoform X2, translated as MPKVKTNRVKYPEGWELIEPTLRELQAKMREAENDPHDGKRKCETLWPIFKIAHQKSRYIFDLYHRRKEISKELYEFCLDQGYADRNLIAKWKKVLWRTKNQEGLFLFVILLLEAVEEAFI; from the exons ATGCCAAAAGTAAAGACAAATCGTGTTAAATACCCAGAGGGCTGGGAATTGATTGAGCCTACACTCCGTGAACTTCAAGCAAAGATGAGGGAAG CTGAGAATGATCCACATGATGGCAAAAGAAAATGTGAGACATTATGGCCAATATTTAAGATTGCACACCAGAAGAGCCGCTACATATTTGACCTCTACCATCGGAGGAAGGAAATTTCTAAAGAACTGTATGAATTCTGTTTAGATCAAGGATATGCTGACCGCAATCTAATTGCAAAATGGAAGAAG GTTCTTTGGAGAACAAAAAATCAAGAGggcctttttttatttgtgatccTCTTATTGGAAGCAGTTGAGGAGGCTTTCATTTGA
- the HSF-09 gene encoding heat stress transcription factor 9 isoform X1 produces the protein MDGAPQSAGAGGPAPFLLKTYDMVDDASTNDIVSWSSTNNSFVVWNPPEFARLLLPTYFKHNNFSSFIRQLNTYGFRKIHPERWEFANDEFLKDQKHLLKNIYRRKPIHSHSHPPGSLVDPERAAFEEEIDKLSREKTSLESNIYNFKQHQSTAKPKLEDFLQRLDGIEQRQKQLLNFFEKALQNPTFVEHLSRKIESMDLSAYKKRRLPQVDHVQPVAESSLVDSHSNFRMEFGNVFHQDFSNKLRLELSPAVSDMNLVSRSTQSSNEDGESPQKKLSEVEPKGVQTRTALTFAPETLELADTGASFTFKMDSCLSRKTTTAESSKLISLEPSSEEGDSLSCQLNLTLASCPLQVNRNSYSARSPQIDCQEIGKLAESRFFANGKESDSGVSSNLNVAAEATNLALSQEDPSNNQVNPAPPDRVNDVFWEQFLTERPGCSDNEEAMSNYRANPHDEQDEGRSAHGISRNIKNMDQLTL, from the exons ATGGACGGTGCGCCACAATCCGCCGGTGCCGGAGGTCCGGCGCCGTTCCTTCTGAAGACCTACGACATGGTGGACGATGCCTCCACCAACGACATCGTTTCGTGGAGCTCTACCAACAACAGCTTCGTCGTGTGGAACCCTCCCGAGTTCGCTCGCCTCCTTCTCCCGACCTATTTCAAGCACAACAACTTCTCCAGCTTCATCCGTCAGCTCAATACCTAC ggatttcgaaaaatacatcCAGAGCGATGGGAATTTGCTAATGATGAGTTTCTGAAAGATCAGAAGCATCTTCTTAAGAATATATATCGCAGGAAACCTATCCACAGTCATAGTCATCCTCCAGGTTCACTTGTAGATCCAGAAAGGGCAGCATTTGAGGAAGAAATAGACAAACTTTCCCGTGAgaaaacttctcttgaatccaaTATTTATAACTTCAAACAACATCAGTCAACAGCAAAGCCTAAGCTAGAAGATTTTCTGCAGCGATTAGATGGTATTGAGCAGAGGCAGAAACAATTGCTGAACTTCTTTGAGAAGGCTCTTCAGAATCCTACTTTTGTTGAACATCTTTCACGCAAAATCGAGTCCATGGATTTATCTGCATATAAGAAAAGGCGATTGCCTCAGGTTGATCATGTGCAACCAGTTGCCGAAAGTAGCTTGGTGGACAGTCATAGCAATTTTAGAATGGAATTTGGAAATGTTTTCCATCAAGATTTCTCGAATAAACTTAGACTGGAGTTGTCACCAGCTGTTTCTGATATGAACTTGGTATCACGTAGCACACAGAGTTCAAATGAAGATGGGGAAAGCCCACAGAAAAAGCTGTCTGAAGTAGAACCAAAAGGAGTGCAGACAAGAACAGCTCTTACATTTGCACCTGAAACATTAGAGCTTGCAGATACTGGGGCTTCTTTTACTTTTAAGATGGATTCATGTTTATCGCGAAAAACAACAACTGCTGAGAGCTCAAAACTGATCTCTTTGGAGCCAAGTAGTGAAGAAGGTGATAGTTTATCCTGCCAACTAAACTTAACTCTGGCATCTTGCCCATTGCAAGTCAACAGAAATTCATACTCAGCCAGATCACCCCAAATTGACTGTCAAGAAATTGGAAAATTGGCGGAATCAAGATTTTTTGCCAATGGTAAAGAATCTGATAGTGGTGTTTCCTCAAACCTAAATGTAGCTGCTGAGGCTACCAATTTAGCTTTGTCACAGGAGGATCCAAGTAACAACCAAGTTAACCCAGCTCCTCCAGACAGGGTGAATGATGTTTTCTGGGAACAGTTTCTTACCGAAAGGCCAGGCTGTTCTGACAATGAAGAGGCAATGTCCAACTACCGAGCAAACCCGCATGATGAACAAGACGAAGGGCGGTCAGCTCATGGAATCTCTAGAAACATTAAGAACATGGATCAACTCACACTTTGA